In the genome of Paenibacillus pabuli, one region contains:
- a CDS encoding S-layer homology domain-containing protein: MNKNTVLYDKFFKIALATTIATSTLAVVAPDYTKASESDTFFTDIKAASGYYEYVNELFERGFVSGYKDGSFKPGGLLTRAEASKILALNLGLNVTKSFNPTFKDVSTSDWAYPYIEALKEAGVIDGFQDGTFKPNSPITRNQMAKIIVNGYGLEPAKEINLPFTDTQLKNNWAAPYIQTLYDLGITTGQSALKYGGISTLTRGDMAAFTIRSEKTTDYRDNRQPDEKIISEISGNKMTMGGQVFYIKKELQPLLHSKNLAALNEANLDFIKIGTKIIGIRNLELTNGGTADNPLTLDLAGGTVEANITIAGDYIKLANANITGDITVKKGDQKQIEFDGLALNGRLIIEGDAKREQESVIKLTNTTVDEIDVNRDNTKIFTNNATPSIKVGNNVSGIEVAGKINSIDFIGNQDVVVKGQLETSTLTIVTPIKVTLENKAQLSTVETKQYGSQLIVPRDTTIDTLIKPENIKPEEAVKYPGGISSAIKNVTNTAQVERSTPPITPTTPTAPSSGGGSNGGGSTDGGNNGGTTNPFVSQTLKANNIEDTDNKDPLAVGMIGTTVTSSNANVATATLKDGEIIVTSKGPGTATISIKEDAPSLKEAQIIVTVDANGKMTHTIKRPVEVVQDKINATPAPGADDLVKLLEGIDIQGVTPENITDVTTAVKKAIAEKGEPLTEDELKLVVDTALLPSLIKKENPSLEQVSTSLDLVIEGPNGTQFEWKSVTKVGDHNADINLTTGDVTQDDADNENDKVILNVTAVNGNASKDASIETTVLESKKPYLVSAILNDIDKDGNSSPGDTITFKFSEPVKYTGNTEDHNIDEHLFGKDFVFGVGTDQYPIKAVWSEDGTSLTMTIGGDTSSANVFKVGSDIALVEGSVKDANGGQSITNSVKLQHTPFAYKIVQNNLTGDFIWENGAVVSEAAGKIQDSMTFSQNGEPVEGLEISYTDEDLAQGSIASGTFSLKSVTVTKNGNSQKITLADGETLNVTTSTVLRVKDSTEVVTSVNHEHVKNGLVKTITVDDTVTDTISVPKVALANPVIIDGLNKLEFTAGVAVTATPSEVLLKNLTVKGSYLGTAQDGERGPVYISGSADVILDHVTVDFPAGGGYGASGILLKNANAKLEIKDTTISVHFTNSDNSSYYASGVRADVEGASIDIINSTISSNGANGGSRGIQTANGATVNITNSTINVKTSTFPGTVYGIYLGEGSSLTTSGGSEIVITAPDADGFGVGNNINYANLNISDTTTFDIDAAGAGKAKDAYEYNPDDLAVLDEARAKMDENLIKASNPTLQEVTEALNLPTDQDGVLVEWNADTVDGATVHADGTVTRSSNDDADDLVTLTATFTHNGMKKTKVFPVTIKESKVPTLISAALVDHNADGKASTGEIVELTFSEPVTFSLLSIGDQEIDPGSGGWSEDKKTLTVTLQADITAAGTVTVKVNNLEDAAHNTKEEDVVELTIR; this comes from the coding sequence ATGAATAAAAACACCGTATTATATGACAAATTTTTCAAAATAGCACTTGCTACAACGATAGCAACAAGTACACTTGCCGTTGTGGCACCGGACTATACAAAAGCGAGTGAAAGCGATACGTTTTTTACGGATATCAAAGCAGCTTCTGGTTATTATGAATATGTGAATGAATTATTTGAGCGTGGTTTTGTTAGTGGTTATAAAGATGGTTCATTCAAACCAGGAGGATTGTTAACACGAGCAGAAGCCTCAAAAATTCTGGCACTTAATCTAGGATTAAATGTTACCAAATCTTTTAATCCTACGTTTAAGGATGTTTCAACGAGTGACTGGGCATACCCGTACATAGAAGCATTAAAAGAAGCAGGTGTTATCGATGGCTTTCAGGATGGGACATTTAAACCGAACTCACCTATTACACGAAATCAAATGGCAAAAATTATTGTCAATGGCTATGGTCTAGAACCCGCCAAAGAAATTAATTTACCATTTACGGATACACAATTAAAAAATAATTGGGCTGCTCCATATATTCAAACCTTATATGATCTAGGTATTACAACCGGACAATCCGCCCTAAAATACGGTGGAATTTCGACACTAACTCGCGGAGATATGGCAGCATTTACAATAAGATCCGAAAAAACAACAGATTATCGTGATAACCGCCAACCAGATGAGAAAATTATTTCTGAAATTAGCGGCAATAAAATGACTATGGGTGGTCAGGTATTTTACATCAAAAAAGAGCTCCAGCCATTACTTCATTCAAAAAATTTAGCGGCGTTGAATGAGGCAAATTTAGACTTTATCAAAATTGGCACAAAAATCATCGGTATTCGCAACCTGGAATTGACTAATGGAGGAACGGCGGATAACCCGCTAACATTAGATTTGGCAGGAGGTACTGTCGAAGCCAATATAACCATTGCAGGCGATTATATTAAGCTGGCAAATGCTAATATTACTGGTGATATTACGGTTAAAAAAGGTGACCAAAAGCAAATTGAATTTGATGGGCTTGCGTTAAACGGCCGCTTAATTATTGAAGGGGATGCAAAACGTGAGCAAGAATCAGTTATTAAACTTACCAACACAACAGTAGATGAAATTGATGTAAACCGTGACAACACTAAAATTTTCACGAACAATGCTACACCATCTATTAAGGTTGGTAATAATGTATCGGGTATCGAAGTTGCCGGTAAAATTAATTCAATCGATTTTATTGGGAACCAGGATGTTGTCGTAAAAGGACAGCTTGAAACAAGCACTTTAACCATTGTCACACCAATAAAAGTAACGCTTGAAAATAAAGCCCAACTATCAACAGTAGAAACGAAACAATACGGAAGTCAATTGATTGTCCCAAGAGACACTACAATTGATACTTTGATTAAGCCAGAAAATATTAAGCCTGAAGAAGCTGTAAAGTACCCGGGAGGTATATCTTCAGCAATAAAAAATGTGACGAATACCGCGCAGGTAGAACGCTCTACCCCCCCGATAACTCCAACAACACCGACAGCACCTTCGAGTGGAGGCGGATCTAATGGTGGCGGATCAACAGACGGCGGAAATAATGGGGGCACAACGAACCCGTTTGTTTCCCAAACTCTGAAAGCCAATAATATTGAAGATACAGACAACAAAGATCCACTTGCTGTAGGCATGATTGGTACAACAGTTACATCAAGTAATGCAAATGTCGCAACAGCTACCTTAAAAGATGGAGAAATCATCGTCACATCAAAAGGTCCTGGTACAGCTACTATATCGATTAAAGAAGATGCACCTTCCTTAAAAGAAGCACAAATTATCGTAACAGTGGATGCCAACGGTAAAATGACACATACGATTAAACGCCCTGTTGAGGTAGTACAAGATAAAATTAATGCAACACCAGCACCGGGTGCAGATGATTTAGTAAAACTATTGGAAGGTATTGATATTCAAGGTGTTACTCCAGAAAATATCACAGATGTAACAACAGCAGTGAAAAAAGCGATTGCTGAAAAAGGGGAGCCGTTAACAGAGGATGAATTAAAGTTAGTAGTCGATACGGCATTGCTCCCTTCACTTATTAAAAAAGAGAACCCAAGCTTAGAGCAGGTATCTACTTCACTTGATTTGGTTATAGAGGGTCCAAATGGTACACAATTTGAATGGAAGTCAGTAACTAAGGTTGGCGACCATAACGCAGACATTAACCTTACAACAGGTGACGTAACGCAAGATGATGCGGATAACGAAAATGATAAAGTGATTTTAAATGTTACAGCAGTGAATGGAAATGCATCCAAAGATGCTTCCATCGAAACAACAGTGTTAGAATCGAAAAAGCCATACCTCGTAAGTGCAATTTTAAATGATATAGATAAAGACGGTAATTCATCCCCAGGTGATACAATCACATTCAAATTTAGTGAGCCTGTTAAATATACAGGTAATACAGAGGATCATAATATTGATGAGCATCTTTTTGGAAAAGATTTTGTATTTGGGGTGGGTACTGATCAATATCCAATCAAGGCTGTTTGGTCTGAAGATGGAACAAGCCTGACAATGACAATTGGTGGAGACACTTCTAGCGCTAATGTTTTTAAAGTTGGCTCTGATATTGCCCTAGTGGAAGGCTCAGTAAAAGATGCAAATGGTGGACAAAGTATAACCAATTCGGTCAAATTACAGCATACTCCATTTGCTTATAAAATTGTTCAAAACAACTTAACAGGCGACTTTATTTGGGAGAATGGCGCAGTTGTCAGTGAAGCAGCTGGGAAAATACAAGATTCAATGACTTTCTCTCAGAATGGGGAACCAGTTGAAGGCTTGGAAATCTCATACACAGATGAAGATCTCGCTCAAGGTTCCATCGCATCAGGTACATTCTCTCTTAAATCTGTAACGGTTACAAAAAACGGTAATTCGCAAAAAATCACTCTTGCAGACGGGGAAACACTCAATGTTACCACTTCAACTGTTTTACGTGTAAAAGACAGTACAGAAGTAGTAACTAGTGTTAATCATGAACATGTGAAAAATGGTTTGGTAAAAACAATAACAGTGGATGATACTGTAACAGATACGATTTCAGTTCCTAAAGTAGCTCTCGCTAACCCTGTTATTATTGATGGTCTGAATAAATTGGAATTTACGGCTGGAGTGGCGGTCACAGCAACTCCAAGTGAAGTTTTATTGAAAAATCTAACAGTTAAAGGTAGCTATTTAGGAACAGCACAGGACGGAGAACGTGGACCAGTTTATATTAGCGGATCTGCGGACGTTATACTTGATCATGTAACGGTGGATTTTCCAGCAGGTGGTGGTTATGGAGCTTCAGGGATTCTATTAAAAAATGCTAACGCAAAACTAGAAATAAAAGATACAACTATTTCAGTTCATTTTACGAATTCTGACAATAGTTCTTATTATGCATCTGGAGTACGAGCTGATGTAGAAGGTGCTTCAATAGACATTATTAATTCTACAATCTCATCAAATGGTGCAAACGGAGGTTCCAGAGGTATTCAAACTGCCAACGGTGCTACTGTAAATATCACTAATAGTACAATAAATGTGAAAACAAGTACTTTCCCTGGTACCGTATATGGAATTTACCTGGGAGAGGGCTCTAGTTTAACAACGAGTGGTGGAAGTGAAATTGTTATCACGGCTCCAGACGCCGATGGATTTGGGGTTGGAAATAATATTAACTATGCAAATTTAAACATTTCAGATACTACTACATTTGATATAGATGCTGCTGGTGCTGGAAAAGCAAAAGATGCGTATGAGTATAATCCTGATGACTTGGCAGTACTTGATGAGGCACGGGCAAAAATGGATGAAAACTTAATTAAAGCCAGTAACCCAACCTTACAGGAGGTAACGGAGGCTTTAAATTTACCAACGGATCAAGATGGTGTTTTAGTCGAATGGAATGCAGATACAGTTGATGGTGCAACAGTCCATGCTGATGGAACGGTTACTAGAAGCAGCAATGACGATGCAGATGATCTGGTGACATTAACAGCTACATTTACACACAATGGGATGAAGAAAACGAAAGTTTTCCCTGTCACTATTAAGGAAAGTAAAGTTCCAACCCTTATTTCAGCAGCATTAGTAGATCATAATGCTGATGGAAAAGCTAGTACGGGCGAAATTGTTGAGCTGACATTTAGTGAACCTGTAACTTTCAGTCTACTATCTATCGGTGACCAAGAGATCGATCCGGGATCGGGAGGTTGGTCGGAAGATAAGAAAACGTTGACAGTAACATTACAAGCTGATATTACAGCGGCTGGTACAGTAACTGTAAAGGTTAATAACCTAGAAGATGCTGCCCATAATACTAAGGAAGAAGATGTGGTGGAATTAACCATCCGATAG